From Camelina sativa cultivar DH55 chromosome 7, Cs, whole genome shotgun sequence, one genomic window encodes:
- the LOC104704296 gene encoding F-box protein DOR-like, which produces MKSQQQHVSEDDPQTIVALNSRASKSVNGGENSDAIPVDLIFEILLKLPTKSIARCRCVSKLWSSILLRTDFTELFLTRSTSPPQLLFSCPNNNDELFLFTAPQVQNPDQNSCLVSRSYHTKPPFDCSPRICGCVGGLVCLIYLRNLEGGKEIVPMICKPSTGRQAALPLPALKTTEFHVISFFVYETIGKLFKVLSMIWPRHGIEGNFMVDDRPSGISTIVCFDVRSETFRFVKKDIAMCTDSTLVNYEGRLGALQSDEGNERAIGEDTRLELWVLVDTEKNEWSKNVYALPPLWKNIVPTAELYLVGLTSTNDIVLSQRYPSTIFNIFYYNLERHTIIKVEIQGMDVYFYNYHRVRTYLNV; this is translated from the exons ATGAAATCACAGCAGCAACACGTCTCGGAGGATGATCCTCAAACCATCGTTGCACTCAACTCACGAGCTTCAAAGTCAGTCAATGGTGGAGAAAACTCAGATGCGATCCCAGTTGATCTCATCTTCGAAATACTCTTGAAATTGCCGACGAAATCTATAGCGAGATGTCGTTGTGTATCGAAGCTATGGTCTTCCATACTTCTCCGTACAGATTTCACGGAGTTGTTCTTGACCAGATCTACAAGTCCCCCGCAACTCTTGTTCTCCTGCCCAAATAATAACGACGAGTTGTTCTTGTTCACGGCACCGCAGGTCCAAAATCCAGATCAGAACTCTTGTCTTGTATCCCGGAGTTATCACACGAAGCCCCCCTTTGATTGTTCCCCTCGAATTTGTGGTTGTGTCGGCGGTTTGGTCTGTCTTATATATCTGCGGAACTTAGAGGGAGGGAAGGAAATTGTACCAATGATATGCAAACCTAGCACTGGACGACAAGCCGCCTTACCTTTACCCGCATTGAAGACGACGGAGTTTCACGTGATAAGCTTTTTTGTTTATGAGACCATTGGTAAACTATTCAAGGTATTGTCCATGATCTGGCCACGTCATGGAATCGAAGGGAACT TTATGGTCGATGATCGCCCTTCAGGGATTTCTAcgatagtttgctttgatgttaggtctgaaaCGTTTAGATTTGTCAAGAAAGATATAGCAATGTGTACTGATTCAACTCTGGTTAACTATGAGGGTAGATTAGGTGCACTTCAGTCAGATGAGGGTAATGAAAGAGCTATTGGAGAAGATACACGTCTTGAGTTGTGGGTTCTGGTAGACACTGAGAAAAATGAATGGTCGAAGAACGTATATGCATTGCCCCCGTTGTGGAAGAATATAGTTccaacggctgagttatatctAGTTGGATTGACTAGCACAAATGATATTGTGTTGTCCCAACGCTATCCATCTaccattttcaatattttctacTACAATCTCGAGAGGCACACAATCATAAAAGTTGAAATCCAAGGAATGGATGTGTATTTCTATAACTATCATAGAGTTCGAACCTATCTAAACGTGTAA